The following are encoded together in the Oncorhynchus kisutch isolate 150728-3 linkage group LG8, Okis_V2, whole genome shotgun sequence genome:
- the LOC109896143 gene encoding E3 ubiquitin-protein ligase RNF165-like isoform X1 — translation MVLVHVGYLVLPVFGSVRNRGSHFNRQQQQHSHATSCRHFQLGPQAQLPIDFPMPHPGQPQSGINPHLAPPGHQHSPQLHPPLNPLPPTPQFQDISAPPFLPQALHQQYLLQQQILETQHRRIMPPSRHQPHRLRPGYEFAPALHIPPQPAAQQPRYLAEGTDWDLSVDAGLPPPQYHVRPLPQHYHHYLTSPRMHHFPRNNASTQVVVHEIRNYPYPQLHLLALQGLNPSRHASAVRESYEELLQLEDRLGSVNRGAVQTTIERFTYPHKYKKRIPQDLKLGLVDEELDTDEKCTICLSMLEDGEDVRRLPCMHLFHQACVDQWLATSRKCPICRVDIETQLAPDS, via the exons GATCCCACTTTAaccggcagcagcagcagcatagcCATGCTACCTCTTGCCGGCACTTCCAGCTAGGCCCCCAGGCCCAGCTGCCCATTGACTTCCCAATGCCCCACCCAGGTCAGCCCCAGTCGGGCATCAACCCCCACCTGGCTCCCCCTGGCCATCAGCATTCTCCCCAGCTCCACCCGCCCCTCAACCCCCTACCCCCCACACCCCAGTTCCAGGACATTTCTGCCCCCCCTTTCCTACCTCAGGCCTTACACCAGCAGTACCTCCTCCAGCAGCAGATCCTAGAGACCCAGCACCGGCGCATCATGCCACCTTCCAG ACACCAGCCCCACAGACTGCGGCCGGGTTACGAGTTTGCTCCTGCCCTCCACATCCCCCCACAGCCTGCGGCCCAGCAGCCTCGCTACCTGGCTGAAGGCACAGACTG GGATTTGAGTGTGGACGCGGGGCTCCCTCCTCCTCAGTACCACGTCCGCCCACTGCCCCAGCACTACCATCACTACCTGACATCTCCCAGGATGCATCACTTCCCCAGGAACAATGCCTCCACCCAAGTG GTTGTCCATGAGATCAGAAACTACCCGTATCCTCAGTTACACCTGCTGGCTCTGCAGGGCCTCAACCCCTCCCGCCACGCATCAGCTGTGAGAGAGAGCTATGAG GAGCTACTGCAGCTGGAGGACAGGTTGGGCAGTGTGAACCGAGGGGCTGTCCAGACCACTATTGAAAGGTTTACCTACCCTCACAAATACAAGAAG AGGATACCTCAGGACCTGAAGCTCGGGCTGGTGGATGAGGAACTGGATACAGATGAGAAGTGTACCATCTGTCTATCAATgctggaggatggagaggatgtcAG GAGATTACCCTGCATGCACCTCTTCCACCAGGCGTGTGTAGACCAGTGGCTGGCCACCAGTAGGAAATGCCCCATATGCAGGGTGGACATTGAGACCCAGCTGGCACCAGACAGCTGA
- the LOC109896143 gene encoding E3 ubiquitin-protein ligase RNF165-like isoform X3: MHHFPRNNASTQVVVHEIRNYPYPQLHLLALQGLNPSRHASAVRESYEELLQLEDRLGSVNRGAVQTTIERFTYPHKYKKRIPQDLKLGLVDEELDTDEKCTICLSMLEDGEDVRRLPCMHLFHQACVDQWLATSRKCPICRVDIETQLAPDS, encoded by the exons ATGCATCACTTCCCCAGGAACAATGCCTCCACCCAAGTG GTTGTCCATGAGATCAGAAACTACCCGTATCCTCAGTTACACCTGCTGGCTCTGCAGGGCCTCAACCCCTCCCGCCACGCATCAGCTGTGAGAGAGAGCTATGAG GAGCTACTGCAGCTGGAGGACAGGTTGGGCAGTGTGAACCGAGGGGCTGTCCAGACCACTATTGAAAGGTTTACCTACCCTCACAAATACAAGAAG AGGATACCTCAGGACCTGAAGCTCGGGCTGGTGGATGAGGAACTGGATACAGATGAGAAGTGTACCATCTGTCTATCAATgctggaggatggagaggatgtcAG GAGATTACCCTGCATGCACCTCTTCCACCAGGCGTGTGTAGACCAGTGGCTGGCCACCAGTAGGAAATGCCCCATATGCAGGGTGGACATTGAGACCCAGCTGGCACCAGACAGCTGA
- the LOC109896143 gene encoding E3 ubiquitin-protein ligase RNF165-like isoform X2, whose protein sequence is MPHPGQPQSGINPHLAPPGHQHSPQLHPPLNPLPPTPQFQDISAPPFLPQALHQQYLLQQQILETQHRRIMPPSRHQPHRLRPGYEFAPALHIPPQPAAQQPRYLAEGTDWDLSVDAGLPPPQYHVRPLPQHYHHYLTSPRMHHFPRNNASTQVVVHEIRNYPYPQLHLLALQGLNPSRHASAVRESYEELLQLEDRLGSVNRGAVQTTIERFTYPHKYKKRIPQDLKLGLVDEELDTDEKCTICLSMLEDGEDVRRLPCMHLFHQACVDQWLATSRKCPICRVDIETQLAPDS, encoded by the exons ATGCCCCACCCAGGTCAGCCCCAGTCGGGCATCAACCCCCACCTGGCTCCCCCTGGCCATCAGCATTCTCCCCAGCTCCACCCGCCCCTCAACCCCCTACCCCCCACACCCCAGTTCCAGGACATTTCTGCCCCCCCTTTCCTACCTCAGGCCTTACACCAGCAGTACCTCCTCCAGCAGCAGATCCTAGAGACCCAGCACCGGCGCATCATGCCACCTTCCAG ACACCAGCCCCACAGACTGCGGCCGGGTTACGAGTTTGCTCCTGCCCTCCACATCCCCCCACAGCCTGCGGCCCAGCAGCCTCGCTACCTGGCTGAAGGCACAGACTG GGATTTGAGTGTGGACGCGGGGCTCCCTCCTCCTCAGTACCACGTCCGCCCACTGCCCCAGCACTACCATCACTACCTGACATCTCCCAGGATGCATCACTTCCCCAGGAACAATGCCTCCACCCAAGTG GTTGTCCATGAGATCAGAAACTACCCGTATCCTCAGTTACACCTGCTGGCTCTGCAGGGCCTCAACCCCTCCCGCCACGCATCAGCTGTGAGAGAGAGCTATGAG GAGCTACTGCAGCTGGAGGACAGGTTGGGCAGTGTGAACCGAGGGGCTGTCCAGACCACTATTGAAAGGTTTACCTACCCTCACAAATACAAGAAG AGGATACCTCAGGACCTGAAGCTCGGGCTGGTGGATGAGGAACTGGATACAGATGAGAAGTGTACCATCTGTCTATCAATgctggaggatggagaggatgtcAG GAGATTACCCTGCATGCACCTCTTCCACCAGGCGTGTGTAGACCAGTGGCTGGCCACCAGTAGGAAATGCCCCATATGCAGGGTGGACATTGAGACCCAGCTGGCACCAGACAGCTGA